Proteins encoded by one window of Halosolutus gelatinilyticus:
- a CDS encoding IclR family transcriptional regulator — protein MANELRSTVKTTETSIEIVHAIQELDGATIEEISAFLGLSQSTVHRHLVTLRTHNYVVADREKYQVGLGFLTMGGYAQRQVTAYPKIKEKVDKLAAETGERAQFIVEEHGERVYLYTEVGQSAVQTGAHVGKRGEIHTSAAGKAILANLPDERVTAIVAEHGLPEGTHNSISTRDELFEELERIRRRGYAFNRQETTGGVNAVGSAVLDSEEAVIGALSVSGPANRIKGEWLTEELPEQVLGAVNELELDIKHSV, from the coding sequence ATGGCAAACGAACTCCGCTCGACGGTCAAGACGACCGAAACGTCGATCGAGATCGTTCACGCGATCCAAGAACTCGACGGCGCGACTATCGAAGAGATTTCCGCGTTCCTCGGCCTGTCCCAGAGCACCGTCCACCGTCATCTGGTGACCCTCAGAACGCACAACTACGTGGTAGCCGATCGGGAGAAATACCAGGTCGGTCTCGGGTTTCTCACGATGGGCGGGTACGCACAGCGACAGGTAACCGCCTATCCGAAGATCAAAGAGAAGGTCGACAAACTCGCGGCGGAAACGGGAGAGCGCGCGCAATTTATCGTCGAAGAGCATGGGGAACGCGTGTACCTCTACACCGAAGTGGGCCAGAGCGCCGTCCAGACCGGAGCACACGTGGGCAAACGCGGAGAGATACACACCAGTGCGGCGGGGAAAGCGATTCTCGCCAATCTGCCGGACGAACGCGTTACGGCGATCGTCGCGGAACACGGTCTCCCGGAAGGAACGCACAACAGCATTTCGACGCGAGACGAACTGTTCGAGGAGTTAGAGCGGATCCGACGACGGGGATACGCGTTCAATAGACAGGAAACGACGGGCGGCGTGAACGCGGTTGGTTCCGCGGTACTCGATTCCGAGGAGGCCGTTATCGGCGCCTTGAGCGTCTCAGGCCCCGCCAATCGGATCAAGGGCGAGTGGCTGACCGAGGAGCTACCCGAGCAGGTTCTCGGCGCGGTCAACGAACTGGAACTCGATATCAAGCACTCGGTTTGA
- a CDS encoding CaiB/BaiF CoA transferase family protein has protein sequence MEDREKILDGVTVVDLSTFVTGGFCSTMLANQGAEVIKIEQPGYGDAIRHTGPPFVDGESPYYWTVNYGKRSLELDLKNPTAKEVLYELASEADIFIQNFRPGTAARLDVDYESIAEHNEGIIYLAISAFGQTGPWRERSGYDLLIQGMSGIMSVTGESGRRPVKVGLPMTDLVTAMWAAFGATAALYRRQSTGDGEYIDLGMLESALPWLTKQAGQVFAGSEPRRMGTKDPVLAPYQTFETEDSYINICILNEKLWGELCAVIDRPDLPADDRFETNADRVEHLEELETELESTLRTKTTDEWIEIIAEDGGVPAGPVFDVEEALNNPQVEAREALTEIEHPELGDIPVIEHPLKFDRAESGFELPPPLLGEHNREVLREAGYSDAELDEMEAAGVFGERDSGA, from the coding sequence ATGGAAGATAGAGAAAAAATACTGGACGGCGTAACGGTTGTAGACCTCTCCACGTTCGTCACCGGGGGATTCTGTTCGACGATGCTCGCAAATCAAGGCGCGGAAGTCATCAAGATCGAACAACCCGGCTACGGCGATGCTATCCGGCATACTGGGCCGCCGTTCGTCGACGGCGAATCGCCGTACTACTGGACGGTGAATTACGGGAAGCGGAGTCTGGAACTCGACCTGAAGAACCCGACGGCCAAAGAGGTCCTGTACGAGCTCGCCTCCGAGGCGGATATCTTCATTCAGAACTTCCGTCCGGGTACTGCGGCACGTCTCGACGTCGATTACGAGTCGATAGCCGAACACAACGAAGGGATCATCTACCTCGCGATTTCGGCGTTCGGTCAAACCGGTCCGTGGCGGGAACGCTCCGGGTACGATCTGCTCATTCAAGGGATGAGCGGCATCATGAGCGTCACCGGCGAAAGCGGACGACGGCCCGTAAAGGTCGGGTTGCCGATGACGGACCTCGTTACGGCGATGTGGGCGGCGTTCGGGGCGACGGCGGCCCTCTATCGACGACAATCGACCGGCGACGGCGAGTACATCGACCTCGGAATGCTCGAGTCGGCGCTTCCGTGGCTCACCAAACAAGCCGGTCAAGTTTTCGCCGGCAGCGAGCCCCGACGGATGGGGACGAAAGATCCCGTTCTCGCACCGTATCAGACGTTCGAGACCGAAGACAGCTACATCAACATCTGCATTCTGAACGAGAAACTCTGGGGAGAACTGTGCGCGGTCATCGATCGACCCGACCTGCCGGCGGACGATCGCTTCGAAACGAACGCCGATCGCGTCGAACATCTCGAGGAGCTCGAAACGGAGCTCGAAAGCACGCTCCGGACGAAGACGACCGACGAGTGGATCGAGATCATCGCCGAGGACGGCGGCGTTCCGGCGGGTCCCGTGTTCGACGTCGAGGAGGCGTTGAATAACCCGCAAGTCGAAGCCCGCGAAGCGCTGACCGAAATCGAACACCCGGAACTCGGCGACATCCCCGTGATCGAACATCCGTTGAAGTTCGATCGCGCCGAGAGCGGATTCGAGTTGCCGCCGCCGTTGCTCGGCGAACACAACCGCGAGGTGCTCCGAGAGGCGGGGTATTCGGACGCGGAACTCGACGAGATGGAGGCGGCCGGCGTCTTCGGAGAACGCGATTCCGGGGCGTGA
- a CDS encoding thiolase C-terminal domain-containing protein, protein MTATRVSGAGMTRFEAASDRSLLELATAAADDALADAGYATTDVTSIHVGNALAEALGTQTGIANAVTASLGAEGVRADRIENTSASGASAVHRGVEAVASGGSSVALVVGVEKMSVAETADVTESMSRLVHDREYVQGLTLPSFAGLAASAYLDRYGVPREALAAVAVKNHANAVHNPVAQFRKRISVADALESPLVADPLRLYDCCPMTDGAAALVLSRERGVRVASTASATGTHAVADRADPLAIESVRIAGERLFDGTNLSPRDVDVACVHDAFTVLELLELEELGFYDRGAAWEATLEGETRLDGELPVNPGGGLKARGHPLGATGVSQLVELTWQLRGDLPDERQVPGAETGFAINVAGFGNNSVCTLLQA, encoded by the coding sequence ATGACGGCCACACGCGTTTCCGGCGCCGGAATGACCCGATTCGAGGCGGCATCGGATCGGTCCCTTCTCGAACTCGCGACCGCCGCGGCGGACGACGCGCTCGCCGATGCCGGCTACGCGACGACGGACGTCACGTCGATTCACGTCGGTAACGCGCTCGCGGAGGCGCTCGGAACGCAGACCGGGATCGCGAACGCGGTTACGGCCAGCCTCGGCGCGGAGGGAGTTCGTGCGGATCGAATCGAGAACACCAGTGCGAGCGGGGCGAGCGCCGTTCATCGCGGCGTCGAAGCCGTTGCAAGCGGCGGATCGAGCGTCGCACTTGTCGTCGGCGTCGAAAAGATGTCCGTCGCCGAGACGGCCGACGTGACCGAGTCGATGAGTCGGCTCGTCCACGATCGGGAGTACGTACAGGGGCTCACGCTCCCCTCGTTCGCCGGCCTGGCGGCGAGCGCGTATCTCGACCGGTACGGCGTGCCACGCGAAGCGCTCGCCGCCGTCGCCGTGAAAAATCACGCGAACGCGGTACACAACCCGGTCGCGCAGTTCCGAAAACGGATCTCCGTCGCTGACGCGCTCGAGTCGCCGCTCGTCGCCGACCCGCTTCGATTGTACGACTGCTGCCCGATGACGGACGGCGCCGCTGCGCTCGTCCTTTCGCGGGAGCGGGGAGTGCGCGTGGCGAGTACCGCCAGTGCCACCGGGACCCACGCCGTCGCGGATCGAGCCGATCCGCTCGCGATCGAGAGCGTTCGGATCGCCGGTGAACGGCTGTTCGACGGAACGAACCTCTCCCCTCGAGACGTCGACGTCGCGTGCGTTCACGACGCCTTCACCGTCCTCGAACTCCTCGAGCTCGAGGAACTGGGCTTCTACGATCGCGGGGCGGCGTGGGAAGCGACGCTTGAGGGCGAAACGCGCCTCGACGGGGAGCTTCCGGTGAATCCGGGCGGCGGGCTGAAAGCGCGCGGCCATCCCCTCGGTGCGACGGGCGTCTCCCAACTCGTCGAACTGACGTGGCAGTTACGCGGTGACCTTCCGGACGAACGGCAGGTTCCCGGCGCGGAGACGGGATTCGCGATCAACGTCGCGGGTTTCGGGAACAACAGCGTGTGCACGCTCTTACAAGCATGA
- a CDS encoding Zn-ribbon domain-containing OB-fold protein, translating into MTDRNSSSETPPVPADRAFVCTGCGRRWYYTRSRCPDCGADESSTYELGDGELVARTEIAVTPPDVRSPNWIGLVRFGDIQLIAQLDANDVSIGDRVTFAGSYRLRDGIEAAEPRLIAVE; encoded by the coding sequence ATGACCGACCGCAATTCGTCCTCGGAGACGCCGCCCGTTCCGGCCGATCGCGCGTTCGTCTGTACCGGCTGCGGCCGTCGGTGGTACTACACGCGCAGTCGCTGCCCCGACTGCGGCGCGGACGAGTCCTCGACGTACGAACTCGGCGACGGCGAACTCGTCGCGCGAACCGAAATCGCCGTGACGCCGCCCGATGTCCGAAGCCCGAACTGGATCGGTCTCGTTCGATTCGGCGACATCCAATTGATCGCCCAGTTGGATGCTAACGACGTTTCGATCGGAGACCGAGTTACGTTCGCCGGCTCGTATCGGCTTCGCGACGGAATCGAGGCCGCCGAGCCCCGATTGATAGCCGTCGAATAG
- a CDS encoding TatD family hydrolase: protein MTPTPPTKRPTDAAYLDDEPFDPPTELLNQPWIDVHNHAHTLSWDDRERYALSGCEAMVMVASGYHWTPYKPVRAADVRFLWDDAINRRAAIERNHFFEAKLGLGIHTGVRIENPDELLDAMDDYCALDEVVAIGETGVTPSQHVSAWDVDQQRAIVQAQMELADDHDLPVILHTPNRSSESRRSYRADVQIPGYEKNTGLGQEPVITGDNPALEAVKIDVEAMRDAGLDDERVVASHADRNNTDYLMAETECYLSYTIGHSWLIGVTAADVADAIDEYGPERIMIDTDCANVLRTDPFALKRAIFELYRYGIDEEAIRKVVRENPRDVFDVAR, encoded by the coding sequence ATGACACCGACACCGCCAACGAAGCGCCCGACCGACGCCGCATACCTCGACGACGAACCGTTCGACCCGCCGACGGAGCTTCTCAACCAACCCTGGATCGACGTCCACAATCACGCCCACACGCTCTCCTGGGACGACCGAGAGCGGTACGCCCTCTCCGGCTGTGAGGCGATGGTGATGGTCGCCTCCGGCTACCACTGGACGCCGTACAAGCCGGTCAGGGCGGCGGACGTCCGCTTCCTCTGGGACGACGCGATCAACCGACGCGCGGCGATCGAACGCAACCACTTCTTCGAGGCCAAACTCGGCCTCGGTATCCATACGGGCGTTCGCATCGAGAACCCGGACGAGTTGCTCGACGCGATGGACGACTACTGCGCGCTTGACGAGGTCGTGGCGATCGGCGAGACCGGCGTCACGCCGTCCCAGCACGTCAGCGCCTGGGACGTGGACCAACAGCGAGCGATCGTGCAGGCGCAGATGGAACTCGCGGACGATCACGACCTGCCGGTTATCCTGCATACCCCGAATCGATCGAGCGAGTCGAGACGATCGTATCGAGCGGACGTCCAGATCCCCGGCTACGAGAAAAACACCGGCCTCGGTCAGGAACCCGTGATCACCGGTGATAACCCCGCGCTCGAGGCGGTGAAGATCGACGTCGAAGCGATGCGCGACGCGGGGCTGGACGACGAGCGAGTCGTCGCCTCGCACGCGGATCGGAACAATACCGACTATCTCATGGCGGAGACGGAGTGCTACCTGAGTTATACCATCGGCCACTCGTGGCTGATCGGCGTTACCGCCGCGGACGTCGCCGACGCGATCGACGAGTACGGGCCGGAGCGGATCATGATCGACACCGACTGCGCGAACGTCCTCCGGACGGATCCCTTCGCGCTGAAACGGGCCATCTTCGAACTGTATCGGTACGGGATCGACGAGGAGGCGATCCGGAAAGTCGTTCGGGAGAACCCTCGAGACGTCTTCGACGTCGCGAGATGA
- a CDS encoding WD40/YVTN/BNR-like repeat-containing protein, producing the protein MTLLIGTDTGLYRVDAIPFEDGDPERVLDCGTVTAVRTFDHTDGVFVASSTGAYRSLDGGETWAVLGVPLGDRFWHAGESEVWSILATADGTLYAGTNDPYVYRSVDDGETWTELRGFRDLPSRGRWESPIDPHYARLRALECVPGRPERLIAGVEAGGVHLSVDAGRTWIDRRDTIIDDIHQILPVSEDVWLAATGYLDHDLENLGLGHAVGEGGLYRTTDAGESWTRIDTGNDFSYIRRVFVHDGTVFFCGGEEAPPAWVNDDHEAALFESTNFGRDFERVSFPGEPHEVVETWAVYGGDVICGSGLFDVPDQRDDVRGRLMRRTGDGDYETVGRIDANISRIEPV; encoded by the coding sequence ATGACGCTGCTGATCGGAACGGATACCGGACTGTACCGCGTCGACGCGATTCCGTTCGAAGACGGAGACCCGGAGCGGGTGCTCGACTGCGGCACCGTAACCGCGGTGAGAACGTTCGACCACACGGACGGCGTGTTCGTCGCGTCGTCGACCGGCGCGTACCGCTCCCTCGACGGCGGCGAGACGTGGGCGGTCCTCGGCGTTCCGCTGGGGGACCGCTTCTGGCACGCCGGCGAGAGCGAGGTCTGGTCGATCCTGGCGACCGCCGACGGGACGCTGTACGCCGGAACGAACGATCCGTACGTGTACCGCTCGGTCGACGACGGCGAGACGTGGACCGAACTCAGGGGATTCCGAGACCTTCCGTCTCGAGGGCGCTGGGAATCACCGATCGATCCCCACTACGCGCGGCTACGAGCGCTCGAATGCGTGCCCGGCCGTCCGGAACGGCTCATCGCCGGCGTCGAAGCGGGCGGCGTCCACCTCAGCGTCGACGCGGGGCGAACGTGGATCGATCGTCGCGACACGATCATCGACGACATTCACCAGATCCTCCCGGTTTCCGAGGACGTGTGGCTCGCTGCGACCGGCTACCTCGACCACGACCTGGAAAACCTCGGCCTCGGTCACGCCGTCGGCGAAGGCGGCCTCTACCGAACGACCGATGCCGGCGAATCGTGGACGCGAATCGATACGGGGAACGACTTCTCGTACATCAGGCGCGTGTTCGTCCACGACGGGACGGTGTTCTTCTGCGGCGGGGAAGAGGCGCCGCCGGCGTGGGTGAACGACGACCACGAGGCGGCGCTGTTCGAGTCGACGAACTTCGGCCGGGACTTCGAGCGCGTCTCCTTCCCCGGCGAACCGCACGAAGTCGTCGAAACGTGGGCCGTCTACGGCGGCGACGTGATCTGCGGGTCCGGGCTGTTCGACGTTCCCGATCAGCGCGACGACGTCCGGGGCCGTCTCATGCGGCGAACTGGCGACGGCGACTACGAAACGGTCGGACGGATCGACGCGAATATCAGCCGCATCGAACCGGTCTAA
- a CDS encoding sugar phosphate isomerase/epimerase family protein → MHLAVQTLPFDEPLESTVEFLADLGVESIDWRCEPDDYLDDPEKQEILLETVAERDVTISMLGATGYNPLHPVDERADEADERLRKTIRLADQLGVDVVSSFSGLPGATPDDRSPNWIATPVPPGRQHEYYEYQWEDVAIPYWEELGEYADGYGIDVAIEIHVNTLVNSPATMRTLRRETHERIGGYLDPGHLWLQEIDPVESVRYLAEDDAIFHVEASDVRRNDSNLAVKGTWDMTPLDDALDRSWSFCPVGYGHGEETWRDIISTLDLVGYDGPVSIQQLNTPEDLHGGIEKGAAFLDQIII, encoded by the coding sequence ATGCACCTCGCAGTACAGACGCTTCCGTTCGACGAGCCACTGGAATCGACGGTCGAGTTCCTCGCCGATCTCGGCGTCGAGAGTATCGACTGGCGGTGCGAACCCGACGACTACCTCGACGATCCGGAAAAGCAAGAGATCCTGCTCGAAACCGTCGCCGAACGGGACGTGACGATCAGCATGCTAGGGGCGACCGGGTACAATCCGCTCCACCCCGTCGACGAACGGGCCGACGAGGCCGACGAGCGGCTCCGGAAGACGATCCGGCTTGCAGACCAGCTCGGCGTCGACGTCGTCTCGTCCTTCTCGGGGCTTCCCGGCGCCACGCCGGACGATCGATCGCCGAACTGGATCGCGACGCCCGTGCCGCCGGGGCGGCAACACGAGTACTACGAGTACCAGTGGGAGGACGTCGCGATCCCGTACTGGGAGGAACTCGGCGAGTACGCGGACGGCTACGGCATCGACGTCGCGATCGAGATCCACGTGAACACGCTCGTCAACAGCCCGGCGACGATGCGGACGTTGCGACGCGAAACCCACGAGCGGATCGGCGGGTACCTGGATCCGGGCCACCTGTGGCTCCAGGAGATCGACCCCGTCGAATCGGTCCGCTACCTCGCCGAGGACGACGCGATTTTCCACGTCGAGGCCTCCGACGTCAGGCGGAACGACTCGAACCTCGCGGTGAAGGGAACGTGGGACATGACGCCGCTGGACGACGCGCTCGACCGATCCTGGTCGTTCTGTCCGGTCGGCTACGGGCACGGCGAGGAAACCTGGCGCGACATCATCAGCACCCTCGATCTGGTCGGGTACGACGGTCCGGTGAGCATCCAACAGCTCAACACGCCCGAGGATCTTCACGGAGGGATAGAAAAAGGGGCTGCGTTCCTCGACCAAATCATCATCTGA
- a CDS encoding SDR family NAD(P)-dependent oxidoreductase, with translation MLDGTTAFVTGASQNIGRQIALTFADRGANVAVAARSDGIDETVDLVDDADRVLAVETDVTDSDSVARSIEETVETFGGLDCLVNNAGIAGPTAPIEDTPIEEWERTLDVNLLGQVRTVRAAVPHLRESPRGRIINVSSTAAKDVIPSRAPYNASKMAVIALTRSLALDLGDDGITVNAICPGATRGKRIERSISEQSEKLGLSFEETKERLFTGNAALGALIEERDTADLAAFLASEDARHISGQDINVDAGSCWE, from the coding sequence ATGTTGGACGGAACGACAGCCTTCGTTACGGGCGCGAGCCAGAACATCGGCCGACAGATCGCGCTCACGTTCGCCGATCGCGGGGCGAACGTCGCCGTTGCAGCCCGAAGCGACGGGATCGACGAGACGGTCGACCTCGTCGACGACGCCGATCGAGTGCTCGCCGTCGAAACGGACGTGACCGATTCCGACTCGGTTGCGAGGTCGATCGAGGAGACCGTCGAAACGTTCGGCGGGCTCGACTGCCTCGTCAACAACGCGGGTATCGCGGGGCCGACGGCGCCGATCGAAGACACGCCGATCGAGGAGTGGGAGCGGACGCTCGACGTGAATCTCCTGGGGCAGGTCCGCACCGTGCGGGCGGCCGTCCCGCACCTCCGGGAGAGTCCTCGCGGACGGATCATCAACGTCTCGTCGACCGCCGCGAAGGACGTCATCCCGAGTCGGGCGCCGTACAACGCCTCGAAGATGGCCGTCATCGCCCTGACCCGATCGCTCGCGCTGGATCTCGGCGACGACGGGATCACCGTGAACGCGATCTGTCCGGGAGCGACCCGGGGGAAGCGCATCGAGCGATCCATTTCGGAGCAGTCCGAGAAATTAGGCCTCTCGTTCGAGGAGACGAAAGAACGATTGTTCACCGGGAACGCAGCTCTCGGCGCCCTTATCGAGGAGCGCGACACCGCGGACCTGGCCGCGTTCCTCGCCAGCGAGGACGCCCGTCACATCAGCGGACAGGATATCAACGTCGACGCGGGTTCGTGCTGGGAATGA
- a CDS encoding DoxX family protein: protein MTDSSTDRDPPSPLGRAFYSGVLAYMAIDGFKNNEKRVEIARSKGVPMPELLVPAVTAVLLAANVGILLWKYPRASAVAVIGFFLGTTPKIHDFWNMEGGERAANKINFLKNAALLGGAVLLLAEANEKR from the coding sequence ATGACTGATTCGTCCACGGATCGCGATCCACCGTCTCCGCTCGGTCGAGCGTTTTACAGCGGCGTACTCGCCTACATGGCGATCGACGGCTTCAAAAACAACGAGAAGCGCGTCGAGATCGCCCGATCGAAGGGCGTCCCGATGCCGGAACTGCTTGTGCCGGCCGTTACCGCGGTGCTTCTCGCGGCGAACGTCGGTATCCTCCTCTGGAAATATCCGCGGGCGTCCGCCGTCGCCGTTATCGGCTTCTTCCTCGGAACGACCCCGAAGATTCACGACTTTTGGAACATGGAGGGCGGAGAGCGGGCCGCGAACAAAATCAACTTCCTCAAGAACGCGGCCCTTCTCGGCGGGGCCGTACTGCTCCTCGCCGAGGCCAACGAGAAGCGCTAG
- a CDS encoding ABC transporter substrate-binding protein, whose product MVSSDNPSRRAVLKRTGAGATGIVAMASLSGCTGGGNGDDGDGGDGTNNPDPDEVDENAVRVGYLHPFTGPFAALGDAQDMGSEVAVNHVNNDLGGILDREVVRFVEDTEGDPGQGRDMARRHVKTNEVDVLIGGVSGAVNLSISDYAADAGVPYFAYGGPEELTGSECRPTTFRYQYSDAQIARTGAAWSIENLGENVWIHIADYAFGQSIRREWKRAFEASGMDYTIVNETQTPLGHDDFSATLSEIQASDADWVLQGFSGSDAVNFLSQAEQFGLQQDIMSTTNTYLPLRQGAGSSAVDTYTTIRYDPAYDSEANQTLVDQYTNTHDEPPTDHALVMWTSLRLYAQAADEAGSLETAAIVSALEGLESDEPMGSTTLRECDHQALRDGFIGRITEPDQYDWPGQEIVAERPAEEITRDCGETGCEMPSL is encoded by the coding sequence ATGGTAAGCAGTGACAATCCTAGTAGACGGGCCGTTCTGAAACGAACCGGAGCCGGCGCCACCGGAATCGTCGCGATGGCGTCACTCTCCGGCTGTACGGGCGGGGGAAATGGTGACGACGGGGACGGCGGCGACGGCACGAACAACCCCGACCCCGACGAAGTAGACGAGAACGCCGTGAGAGTGGGCTACTTACACCCGTTCACCGGGCCGTTCGCGGCCTTGGGCGACGCCCAAGACATGGGATCCGAGGTGGCCGTAAATCACGTGAACAACGATCTCGGCGGGATTCTCGACCGGGAAGTCGTCCGATTCGTCGAGGACACCGAAGGAGATCCGGGTCAGGGTCGGGATATGGCCAGACGGCACGTCAAAACGAACGAGGTCGACGTGCTGATCGGCGGCGTCTCCGGCGCCGTGAACCTGTCCATCTCCGATTACGCCGCCGACGCCGGCGTTCCGTATTTCGCGTACGGCGGCCCCGAAGAGCTGACGGGGAGCGAGTGTCGACCGACGACGTTCCGATACCAGTATTCCGACGCTCAAATCGCGCGGACGGGCGCGGCGTGGTCCATCGAGAATCTCGGCGAAAACGTCTGGATCCACATCGCGGACTACGCGTTCGGACAATCCATCCGGCGGGAGTGGAAACGCGCCTTCGAGGCGTCCGGGATGGACTACACGATCGTCAACGAAACGCAGACCCCGCTCGGACACGACGACTTCTCGGCGACCCTGAGCGAGATCCAGGCGTCGGATGCGGACTGGGTGCTGCAGGGCTTCAGCGGGAGCGACGCCGTGAACTTCCTCAGCCAGGCCGAACAGTTCGGTCTCCAGCAGGACATCATGAGCACGACGAACACGTACCTCCCGCTCCGCCAGGGCGCCGGAAGTTCGGCCGTCGATACGTACACCACGATCCGATACGATCCCGCCTACGACAGCGAGGCCAACCAGACGCTGGTCGATCAGTACACGAACACGCACGACGAGCCGCCGACGGACCACGCCCTGGTAATGTGGACCAGCCTTCGGTTGTACGCCCAGGCCGCCGACGAAGCGGGATCCCTCGAAACGGCCGCGATCGTTTCGGCGCTGGAGGGTCTCGAGAGCGACGAGCCGATGGGATCGACGACCCTGCGAGAGTGCGATCACCAGGCCCTTCGAGACGGCTTCATCGGGCGGATCACGGAGCCGGATCAGTACGACTGGCCCGGACAGGAGATCGTCGCCGAACGGCCGGCCGAAGAAATCACTCGAGACTGCGGCGAGACCGGCTGCGAGATGCCCTCGCTGTAG